A portion of the Stigmatella aurantiaca DW4/3-1 genome contains these proteins:
- a CDS encoding alpha/beta fold hydrolase — protein sequence MSFRRVIRFVTAPDGSRIAYHTHCGDWPDETLQRERAGWPPVLLTNGIGSSEHFWRYIVANLETDHRVVHWNYRGHGQSDDSASGDYRIPVHVDDLEQVTEAVMKQGNGRPPHHIAFSMGVRVVLELYRRRPDLVPAMTLIAGPPGATGGQDERWATRMGLGAVRRLLRAATPVVPLASPAVRAFLGSSLAYPAGRLAGTLRSRAPREDIREFFAAVSRMSPIAYWRTLLGLMEGDAWDVLPAVTVPVQLIAAADDQIVPLRDMQRMRQLLPHAHWLLVKDAGHAGLLEAGSEIADAVRTFLVNHCLEPAAPSPP from the coding sequence ATGTCCTTCCGTCGCGTCATCCGCTTTGTCACTGCCCCCGACGGAAGCCGCATCGCGTACCACACGCACTGCGGAGACTGGCCCGACGAGACCCTTCAGCGGGAGCGGGCCGGCTGGCCTCCTGTCCTGCTGACCAATGGGATTGGCTCTTCGGAGCACTTCTGGCGCTACATCGTGGCCAACCTGGAGACGGACCACCGGGTGGTGCACTGGAACTACCGCGGCCATGGCCAGAGTGATGACTCGGCCAGCGGGGACTACCGCATCCCCGTGCATGTGGACGATCTGGAGCAGGTGACCGAGGCCGTGATGAAGCAGGGCAACGGCCGCCCTCCGCACCACATCGCCTTCTCCATGGGGGTGCGCGTCGTGCTGGAGCTGTACCGCCGCCGCCCCGATCTGGTGCCCGCCATGACGCTCATCGCCGGGCCCCCGGGCGCCACCGGAGGACAAGACGAGCGGTGGGCGACGCGAATGGGCCTGGGCGCCGTGAGACGCCTGCTGCGCGCGGCCACCCCCGTGGTGCCGTTGGCTTCGCCCGCGGTCCGGGCCTTCCTGGGCAGCTCCTTGGCTTACCCAGCTGGCCGCCTGGCCGGTACCCTGCGCTCGCGGGCGCCCCGCGAGGACATCCGCGAGTTCTTCGCGGCCGTGAGCCGGATGAGCCCCATCGCGTACTGGCGGACGCTCCTCGGTCTGATGGAGGGTGATGCCTGGGATGTGCTGCCGGCCGTGACGGTGCCCGTGCAGCTCATCGCGGCAGCCGATGATCAGATCGTCCCCCTGCGCGACATGCAACGCATGCGGCAATTGCTGCCCCATGCGCACTGGCTGCTGGTGAAGGACGCGGGCCACGCGGGGCTGCTGGAGGCAGGCAGCGAGATCGCGGACGCCGTGCGGACCTTCCTGGTGAACCACTGCCTGGAGCCGGCCGCCCCGAGCCCTCCGTGA
- a CDS encoding ATPase: MPEMKRPGVPPGFEPPELDTDPNRSITPKEMPSVVVEPQLSMNPALPATPRPKAALGGPSLPPPSEPVAERRAVHPPGYVGPDRRAAAPGGYSGTERRTPVQVGALPERRTATSQRRAIEPVTPPTHRYWPQQPRTLEECGLTVSMVEELILKAIFFAGEMRGMDIANRLKLPTALVDEIIEGLRRQKYLDIRGGGASGVGKSTMIYQLTSFATEMLRQILDRNRYNGPAPVPLQEWIQAVRKQTIRGNRITREQMEDKFSDLIIRDYIFDGIGPAMNSGRAIFFYGPPGNGKTAICQRMVNCFEGDIFVPHAVLIDDFIVRIYDNILHRAIDDEPGQPPYDRRWVRCRRPMVVVGGELTLEMLDLVYSPEVKFYEAPFQMKATNGILLIDDFGRQKVSPVDLLNRWIVPLESDTDNITLHTGKKVQVPFDVFAAFSTNLEPADLVDDAFLRRVRYKLEVHRPDEEQFFEIFEDICHKRGVAFDAAMVEYLVEKHYRATGRLFSACQPRDLLDQVIDMANYLGIVPQLNPVLLDRAVRSYFVRFDKAEPPLP; the protein is encoded by the coding sequence ATGCCCGAGATGAAGAGGCCGGGAGTTCCCCCAGGTTTCGAGCCCCCGGAACTGGACACCGATCCGAACCGCAGCATCACGCCGAAGGAGATGCCGTCGGTCGTGGTCGAGCCACAGCTCTCCATGAATCCGGCTTTGCCTGCGACCCCTCGGCCCAAGGCTGCTCTCGGGGGGCCGTCCTTGCCTCCTCCCAGCGAGCCGGTGGCCGAGCGCCGTGCCGTCCATCCTCCGGGGTACGTCGGCCCCGACCGCCGCGCGGCGGCTCCCGGGGGGTACTCGGGCACCGAGCGGCGCACGCCCGTGCAGGTGGGCGCCCTTCCCGAGCGCCGCACGGCCACCTCCCAGCGCCGCGCCATCGAGCCGGTCACGCCGCCCACCCACCGGTATTGGCCCCAGCAGCCTCGGACCCTCGAGGAGTGCGGCCTCACCGTCTCCATGGTCGAGGAGCTCATCCTCAAGGCCATCTTCTTCGCCGGCGAGATGCGCGGCATGGACATCGCCAACCGCCTCAAGCTGCCCACCGCCCTCGTGGATGAAATCATCGAGGGGTTGCGCCGCCAGAAGTACCTGGACATCCGCGGTGGCGGCGCCTCCGGCGTGGGCAAGTCCACCATGATCTACCAGCTCACCTCGTTCGCCACCGAGATGCTGCGGCAGATCCTCGACCGCAACCGCTACAACGGCCCCGCCCCCGTGCCCCTCCAGGAGTGGATCCAGGCCGTGCGCAAGCAGACCATCCGCGGCAACCGCATCACCCGCGAGCAGATGGAGGACAAGTTCAGCGATCTCATCATCCGCGACTACATCTTCGACGGCATCGGCCCCGCGATGAACTCGGGCCGCGCCATCTTCTTCTACGGTCCTCCCGGCAACGGCAAGACGGCCATCTGCCAGCGCATGGTCAACTGCTTCGAGGGGGACATCTTCGTTCCCCATGCCGTCCTCATCGACGACTTCATCGTCCGCATCTACGACAACATCCTCCACCGGGCCATCGACGATGAGCCGGGCCAGCCCCCGTATGACCGGCGCTGGGTGCGCTGCCGAAGGCCCATGGTGGTCGTGGGCGGCGAGCTGACGCTGGAGATGCTGGATCTCGTCTACTCGCCCGAGGTGAAGTTCTACGAGGCGCCCTTCCAGATGAAGGCCACCAACGGCATCCTGCTCATCGACGACTTTGGACGGCAGAAGGTCTCCCCGGTGGATCTGCTCAACCGGTGGATCGTCCCGCTGGAGAGCGACACGGACAACATCACCCTGCACACGGGCAAGAAGGTGCAGGTGCCCTTCGATGTGTTCGCCGCCTTCTCCACCAACCTGGAGCCCGCGGATCTGGTGGATGACGCCTTCCTGCGCCGCGTGCGCTACAAGCTGGAGGTGCATCGCCCGGACGAGGAGCAGTTCTTCGAGATCTTCGAGGACATCTGCCACAAGCGCGGGGTGGCCTTTGACGCCGCCATGGTGGAGTACCTCGTGGAGAAGCACTACCGCGCCACGGGCCGCCTCTTCTCCGCCTGCCAGCCCAGAGATCTGCTGGATCAGGTCATCGACATGGCGAACTACCTGGGCATCGTCCCCCAGCTCAACCCCGTGCTGCTGGATCGCGCCGTGCGCAGCTACTTCGTCCGCTTCGACAAGGCGGAACCCCCCCTCCCGTAG
- a CDS encoding aldo/keto reductase: MNLADSALAPWLAPCPQGTGRPPVLSLGTMNFGGRTPATEAHRIVHRALERGILFFDTANAYGNGESERILGQALRGRRAQVGIATKAGFARVQGKPEGLSAPVVERALEQSLERLGTDHVDLFYLHQPDPATPIEETLGAVERLLRAGKARHWGVSNFAAWQLLELDTLCDARGMPRPAVSQVLYNLVVRQIEMEYLPFARRYPVHTTVYNPLAGGVLTGRYVRGAAPPRGSRLVTNRMYQGRYGSDRLLEQVEALQAVATAEGMTLVEMAYAWLLGRPGVDSLLVGPGSVEHLDAALAAQARPLSPDTLARLDELHQAFLGTDARYAR, encoded by the coding sequence ATGAACCTTGCCGATTCCGCCCTTGCCCCCTGGCTGGCGCCGTGCCCCCAGGGCACCGGCCGTCCCCCCGTGCTCTCGCTGGGAACGATGAACTTTGGGGGGCGCACCCCCGCCACCGAGGCCCACCGCATCGTCCACCGGGCCCTGGAGCGCGGCATCCTTTTCTTCGACACGGCCAATGCCTATGGCAACGGCGAATCGGAGCGCATCCTGGGGCAAGCCTTGAGGGGCCGGCGCGCGCAGGTGGGCATCGCCACCAAGGCAGGCTTTGCCCGTGTCCAGGGCAAGCCCGAGGGGCTCTCGGCCCCCGTCGTGGAGCGGGCGCTGGAGCAAAGCCTGGAGCGCCTCGGCACCGACCACGTGGACCTCTTCTATCTCCACCAGCCGGATCCCGCGACCCCCATCGAGGAGACGTTGGGGGCCGTGGAGCGCCTGCTCCGAGCGGGGAAGGCGCGGCACTGGGGGGTGTCCAACTTCGCGGCGTGGCAACTCCTGGAGCTGGACACGCTGTGCGATGCGCGGGGCATGCCCCGGCCCGCCGTCTCCCAGGTGCTGTACAACCTGGTCGTGCGCCAGATTGAGATGGAGTACCTGCCCTTCGCGCGCCGCTACCCCGTGCACACCACCGTCTACAACCCCTTGGCCGGAGGCGTGCTCACGGGCCGCTACGTCCGGGGCGCCGCCCCGCCCCGAGGTTCCCGGTTGGTCACGAACCGGATGTACCAGGGCCGCTATGGCTCGGACCGGCTGCTGGAGCAGGTGGAGGCGCTTCAGGCCGTGGCCACGGCCGAGGGCATGACGCTGGTGGAGATGGCCTATGCCTGGCTCCTGGGACGGCCTGGCGTGGACTCCCTGCTGGTGGGGCCCGGCTCCGTCGAGCACCTGGACGCCGCGCTGGCGGCGCAAGCGCGGCCCCTGTCTCCAGACACCCTTGCCCGGCTCGATGAGTTGCACCAGGCGTTCCTGGGCACGGACGCCCGCTACGCGAGGTGA
- a CDS encoding ATP-binding protein, which produces MRILLVTIGAYPELIEEMTRLGHHVLFEPEPMAAGRLLATECVEVLAVEASRLSRDAQWLESLRACAAPGTLVLGLAPSLEEAMLAPLLAAGVDEFLAAPFPPAEVRTRLGLLAHRRAAFARQQALGASSRNELSRMADVIQIQRDIMQAGLDLQRVMERICEQARALCEAEGVSLGLLEANTLRYRVSLGSLEAFSGYQLQADTSLAGPSLLSGEVLLIHDTEADTRVNREGSRRLGIRSMITVPLKAGEHVAGVLNIVSSRPQAFGERSRRTLELLAVMLGAAMANASEYEAKQKLVAEHGAALAALQDTQQMFTSFMDNSPALAFVRDAEGRRVWANEPYRRFYKLGMAELRNVTDEDLMPPDVARQMRQKDLEVLETGLPSVTESMVPSLDGKEFHWITYRFILRDKAGQTLLAHAALDITEHTQAEVALRHSEESFRSLIERSPEAIFVHRGGPLVYVNPSALVFLKQPASRVEGASLLDFVHPEDRALAQGMLGPPGRGQSGARELRFLNANGRVLTAEVSFLNLVFLGEPATVISARDLTERRQMQTRLVLSDRLVAMGTLAAGVAHEINNPLAFVVSNLDFMAAELQAVARELPPGRLTEVEEVLREASMGTSRMRQIVGDLKMLSRADDEAPAPVNLKHVIESALTIARAELRPRAQVVRDYSDIPLVEGSEGRFAQVFLNLFINAAQAIAPGQPENNEIRITLRSAQEHVIVEVKDTGGGIPADLRARIFDPFFTTKPVGEGTGLGLFVCQGIVTRFGGEISVDSQAGQGTTFRLIFPAERTRRETGAQSSLPRCGSLASSA; this is translated from the coding sequence ATGAGAATTCTTCTCGTCACCATCGGGGCCTATCCAGAACTCATCGAGGAGATGACCCGTCTGGGCCACCACGTCCTGTTCGAGCCCGAGCCCATGGCCGCGGGACGGTTGCTTGCGACGGAGTGCGTGGAGGTGTTGGCCGTGGAGGCCTCGCGGCTCAGCCGCGATGCGCAATGGCTGGAGTCGCTGCGGGCCTGTGCGGCCCCCGGGACGCTCGTCCTGGGCCTGGCGCCCAGCCTGGAAGAGGCGATGTTGGCCCCCCTGCTGGCGGCGGGAGTGGATGAGTTCCTGGCGGCCCCGTTTCCGCCCGCGGAGGTGCGCACGCGGCTCGGGTTGCTGGCCCACCGGCGGGCGGCCTTCGCCCGGCAGCAAGCCCTGGGCGCCTCCAGCCGCAACGAGCTGTCGCGGATGGCGGACGTCATCCAGATCCAGCGCGACATCATGCAGGCGGGGTTGGATCTCCAGCGCGTCATGGAGCGCATCTGCGAGCAGGCGCGGGCGCTCTGCGAGGCGGAGGGGGTGTCCCTCGGGCTGCTGGAGGCCAACACGCTGCGCTATCGCGTCTCCCTCGGGAGCCTGGAGGCCTTCTCGGGCTACCAGCTCCAGGCGGACACGAGCCTGGCGGGTCCCAGCCTCCTGAGCGGGGAGGTGCTGCTCATTCATGATACCGAGGCGGACACCCGGGTGAACCGGGAGGGCAGCCGGCGGTTGGGCATCCGCTCCATGATCACCGTGCCCTTGAAGGCCGGGGAGCACGTGGCGGGAGTGCTCAACATCGTTTCGTCCCGGCCCCAGGCCTTCGGCGAGCGGAGCCGGCGGACCTTGGAGCTGCTGGCCGTGATGCTGGGGGCGGCCATGGCCAATGCCTCGGAGTACGAGGCCAAGCAGAAGCTGGTGGCCGAGCACGGCGCCGCGCTCGCCGCGCTTCAGGACACGCAGCAGATGTTCACGTCCTTCATGGACAACAGCCCCGCCCTGGCCTTCGTGAGAGACGCCGAGGGCCGGAGGGTCTGGGCCAACGAGCCCTACCGGCGCTTCTACAAGCTGGGCATGGCGGAGCTGCGGAACGTGACGGACGAGGATCTCATGCCTCCCGACGTGGCCCGGCAGATGCGCCAGAAGGATCTCGAGGTGCTCGAGACGGGGCTGCCCTCGGTGACCGAGTCGATGGTCCCGTCCCTGGACGGCAAGGAGTTCCACTGGATCACCTACCGCTTCATCCTGCGGGACAAGGCCGGTCAGACCCTGCTGGCCCATGCGGCGCTGGACATCACCGAGCACACCCAGGCGGAGGTGGCCCTGCGGCACTCCGAGGAGAGCTTCCGCTCCCTGATCGAGCGCTCGCCCGAGGCCATCTTCGTCCACCGGGGAGGCCCCCTCGTCTACGTGAACCCCTCCGCGCTGGTTTTCCTGAAGCAACCCGCGTCCCGGGTGGAGGGCGCGTCGCTGCTGGACTTCGTGCACCCAGAGGATCGTGCCCTGGCCCAGGGGATGCTGGGGCCGCCGGGGCGAGGCCAGTCGGGCGCCCGGGAGTTGCGCTTCCTGAACGCCAATGGCCGGGTGCTGACGGCCGAGGTGAGCTTTCTGAACCTCGTCTTCCTGGGCGAGCCGGCCACCGTCATCAGCGCGAGGGATCTCACCGAGCGCAGGCAGATGCAGACGCGGCTGGTGCTCTCGGATCGGTTGGTGGCCATGGGCACGCTGGCCGCCGGCGTGGCGCATGAGATCAACAACCCGCTCGCCTTCGTGGTGTCGAACCTGGACTTCATGGCGGCCGAGCTGCAAGCGGTGGCGCGGGAGTTGCCCCCGGGCCGATTGACGGAGGTGGAGGAGGTGCTGCGCGAGGCCTCCATGGGAACCTCCCGGATGCGGCAGATCGTCGGGGATCTCAAAATGCTCTCCCGCGCGGACGATGAAGCACCGGCCCCCGTCAACCTCAAGCACGTCATCGAGTCGGCGCTCACCATCGCCCGCGCGGAGCTGCGCCCCCGGGCCCAGGTGGTGCGGGACTATTCGGACATCCCCCTGGTGGAGGGCAGCGAGGGCCGCTTCGCCCAGGTCTTCCTCAACCTCTTCATCAATGCCGCCCAGGCCATCGCGCCGGGTCAGCCCGAGAACAACGAGATCCGCATCACGCTGCGCTCGGCCCAGGAGCACGTCATCGTCGAGGTGAAGGACACGGGGGGCGGCATTCCCGCGGACCTGAGGGCCCGCATCTTCGATCCGTTCTTCACCACCAAGCCGGTGGGAGAAGGCACGGGGCTGGGGCTCTTCGTCTGCCAGGGCATCGTCACGCGCTTCGGCGGGGAGATCTCCGTCGACAGCCAGGCAGGGCAAGGGACGACGTTCCGGCTGATCTTCCCCGCGGAGCGGACCCGCCGCGAGACGGGGGCTCAGTCCTCCCTGCCGAGGTGCGGCTCCCTCGCCTCCAGCGCGTGA
- a CDS encoding phytanoyl-CoA dioxygenase family protein, with protein MLRVDPLGFDVDAALAHYAEHGYARLGLLLSEEGLAALRERADDLMLGRVSYPGLFFQLDAPSGRYEDAPLGLGWQGPSLDYRKLEKLELDPRFRAWLENPLFERIVRARIAGDIVLYRSILFHKGQAGGSNLPWHQDGGKLWGITQEPELQIWTALDDAPEEGGCLEVVPGSHRDGLVTPLGGVIPPDQVAAKEAEAHRLLLPVRAGEVLLVHNHLWHRSGRGRAGQRRRAFSVCYMSASTRCVRKKKAPRVFPPVFRHALEAREPHLGRED; from the coding sequence ATGCTGCGCGTGGATCCCCTGGGCTTCGATGTGGACGCGGCGCTCGCGCACTACGCCGAGCACGGCTACGCCCGCCTGGGCCTGCTGCTGAGCGAGGAGGGCCTGGCCGCCCTGCGCGAACGGGCCGATGACCTGATGCTCGGGCGTGTGAGCTACCCGGGCCTCTTCTTTCAGCTCGATGCACCCTCCGGCCGCTATGAGGATGCGCCCTTGGGACTGGGGTGGCAGGGCCCCTCGCTCGATTACCGGAAGCTGGAGAAGCTGGAGTTGGATCCTCGCTTCCGGGCGTGGCTGGAGAACCCCCTCTTCGAACGCATCGTCCGGGCCCGCATCGCTGGGGACATCGTTCTTTACCGCTCCATCCTCTTTCACAAGGGCCAGGCAGGGGGCAGCAACCTTCCCTGGCACCAGGATGGCGGCAAGCTCTGGGGCATCACCCAGGAGCCGGAACTCCAGATCTGGACCGCCCTGGACGACGCGCCCGAGGAGGGTGGCTGCCTGGAGGTGGTGCCTGGCTCCCACCGGGACGGACTGGTCACCCCCCTGGGAGGCGTCATTCCCCCGGATCAGGTGGCCGCGAAGGAGGCAGAGGCGCACCGGTTGCTCCTCCCCGTGCGCGCGGGCGAAGTGCTGCTGGTGCACAACCACCTCTGGCACCGCTCGGGCCGAGGGCGCGCGGGCCAGCGTCGCCGCGCCTTCTCCGTTTGCTACATGAGCGCCAGCACGCGCTGTGTCCGCAAGAAGAAGGCCCCCCGGGTGTTTCCCCCCGTCTTCCGTCACGCGCTGGAGGCGAGGGAGCCGCACCTCGGCAGGGAGGACTGA
- a CDS encoding WbqC family protein, translated as MSDGILPPVSGTPGVVVAEQPHYLPWLDFYEQLARAHTLVVLDNVQWLRRGWQRRTRVALPHHVPTPAPTEPGFQWLTVPLEDAHRDSLLSELAVDARQPWTRKHLQTFRTLYGQRPYFRTQVLPRLESFYGQVAAEHGPGSLLRTLLASMALFYEPLGLNPRLVLASTLDRSHPDRTGRLASYCVQTGGDTYYSAAGSMYVQPSFFRERGLRLLWQRFRYPAYPQGREGRFVVGLSIVDVLSNVSVDEVREWLKPSPWGPFAPPAG; from the coding sequence ATGTCGGATGGTATACTCCCACCTGTGTCAGGCACCCCGGGCGTCGTCGTGGCGGAGCAACCCCATTACCTGCCATGGCTGGACTTCTACGAGCAGCTGGCGCGGGCCCACACGTTGGTGGTCCTGGACAACGTGCAGTGGCTGCGGCGGGGGTGGCAGCGGCGGACGCGCGTCGCCCTGCCCCACCATGTGCCCACCCCTGCGCCAACAGAGCCGGGCTTCCAGTGGCTCACCGTTCCCCTGGAGGACGCCCACCGGGACAGCCTCTTGTCAGAGCTGGCGGTGGACGCGCGCCAGCCCTGGACGCGCAAGCACTTGCAGACTTTTCGTACACTGTACGGACAGCGACCCTATTTCCGTACCCAGGTGTTGCCCCGGCTGGAGTCCTTCTATGGGCAAGTGGCCGCGGAGCACGGGCCGGGGTCGCTGCTGCGCACCTTGCTGGCCAGCATGGCGCTCTTCTACGAGCCGCTGGGCCTGAACCCCCGGCTGGTGCTGGCGTCCACGCTGGACCGCTCCCATCCGGACCGGACGGGGCGCCTGGCCTCGTACTGCGTGCAGACGGGGGGAGACACGTATTACTCGGCGGCCGGCTCGATGTACGTCCAACCCTCGTTCTTCCGCGAGCGGGGGTTGCGCCTGCTCTGGCAGCGCTTCCGCTACCCGGCGTATCCCCAGGGGCGCGAGGGGCGGTTCGTGGTGGGCCTGTCCATCGTGGACGTGCTCTCCAACGTGTCCGTGGACGAGGTGCGCGAGTGGCTGAAGCCCTCGCCGTGGGGGCCCTTCGCCCCTCCGGCCGGGTGA
- a CDS encoding acyl-CoA dehydrogenase family protein: protein MSFFQDAPRLGNQYDDDSLLQGYLARKLPEELRRSLTDTFRELGELSGQYFYAFQLRDRLNEPELTQWDAWGRRVDRIDVTPLWREAEVLTARHGLVAVAYEQKSAELSRIHQFALNYVIQPSLDVYSCPLAMTDGAARTLLSLGNTALIDRALPHLTSRDPAEFWTSGQWMTERTGGSDVGLTQTVARQTPEGWRLYGTKWFTSATTAQMALTLARPEGNGPGGKGLALFYVETRQPDGFLNGILINRLKDKLGTRKVPTAELTLDGALAVPVAGLTDGIRNMSSMLNVTRTWNAVASVWMMRRAMALARDYASRRVQFGAKLSEKPLHVDTLAGMEAEFEGAFLLAFRAAELLGRMEAKVATEQDLQLQRLVTPLAKLTTGKQTVALTSEALESFGGAGYVEDTGLPRMLADAQVLSIWEGTTNVLSLDALRALAKEGTLDVFHEDVEARLAVAKESGLKPCVKAAQDALEHARGWASQTLANPVGLEAGARRFALTLGRTMELALLVEHAQWCVDHGHGPKVLAAARRFARHGVNLITDMDLDDSRLLA, encoded by the coding sequence ATGAGCTTCTTCCAGGACGCCCCCCGCCTCGGGAACCAATACGACGATGACTCCCTGCTCCAAGGCTACCTGGCTCGCAAGCTGCCCGAGGAGCTGAGACGCTCCCTCACGGACACGTTTCGCGAGCTGGGCGAGCTGAGCGGGCAGTACTTCTATGCGTTTCAACTGAGGGATCGGCTCAACGAGCCGGAGCTGACGCAGTGGGATGCGTGGGGCCGGCGGGTGGACCGGATCGACGTGACGCCGCTGTGGCGCGAGGCGGAGGTGCTGACGGCCCGGCACGGCCTGGTGGCGGTGGCCTACGAGCAGAAGAGCGCCGAGCTGAGCCGGATCCACCAGTTCGCGCTCAACTACGTCATCCAGCCCTCGCTCGATGTCTACTCGTGCCCCCTGGCGATGACGGACGGGGCGGCGCGGACGCTGCTGTCGCTGGGCAACACGGCGCTGATCGATCGTGCCCTGCCCCACCTGACGTCGCGGGATCCGGCGGAGTTCTGGACGTCGGGCCAGTGGATGACCGAGCGCACGGGAGGCTCGGACGTGGGGCTGACGCAGACGGTGGCGCGGCAGACGCCAGAGGGCTGGCGGTTGTACGGAACGAAGTGGTTCACCTCGGCGACGACGGCCCAGATGGCCCTGACCCTGGCGCGGCCAGAGGGCAACGGGCCGGGAGGCAAGGGGCTGGCGCTGTTCTACGTGGAGACACGCCAGCCGGATGGGTTCCTGAATGGGATTCTCATCAATCGGCTGAAGGACAAGCTGGGAACGCGCAAGGTGCCCACGGCGGAGTTGACGCTGGACGGGGCGCTGGCGGTCCCGGTGGCGGGGCTGACGGATGGGATCCGGAACATGTCCTCCATGCTGAACGTGACCCGGACGTGGAACGCGGTCGCCTCGGTCTGGATGATGCGGCGGGCGATGGCGCTGGCCAGGGACTACGCCTCGCGGCGGGTGCAGTTCGGCGCGAAGCTCTCGGAGAAGCCGCTGCACGTGGACACGCTGGCGGGGATGGAGGCGGAGTTCGAAGGAGCCTTCCTCCTGGCCTTCCGCGCGGCGGAGCTGCTGGGCCGGATGGAGGCGAAGGTGGCCACCGAGCAAGACCTTCAGTTGCAGCGGTTGGTGACGCCGCTGGCGAAACTGACCACGGGCAAGCAGACGGTGGCGCTGACCTCGGAGGCGCTGGAGAGCTTTGGCGGGGCGGGCTACGTGGAGGACACGGGCCTGCCGAGGATGCTGGCGGACGCCCAGGTCTTGAGCATCTGGGAGGGCACGACGAACGTGCTCTCGCTGGATGCGCTGCGGGCCCTGGCGAAGGAAGGCACGCTGGACGTGTTCCACGAGGATGTGGAGGCCCGGCTGGCGGTGGCGAAGGAGTCCGGTCTCAAGCCGTGCGTGAAGGCAGCCCAGGACGCGCTGGAGCACGCCCGGGGCTGGGCGTCCCAGACCCTCGCGAACCCGGTGGGCTTGGAAGCGGGGGCCAGGCGCTTCGCGCTCACGCTGGGCCGGACGATGGAGCTGGCCTTGTTGGTGGAGCACGCCCAGTGGTGCGTGGACCATGGCCACGGCCCGAAAGTCCTGGCCGCGGCCCGGCGGTTCGCGCGCCACGGCGTGAACCTGATCACCGACATGGATCTGGACGACTCCCGGCTACTGGCCTGA